The Dendropsophus ebraccatus isolate aDenEbr1 chromosome 11, aDenEbr1.pat, whole genome shotgun sequence genomic interval CATTTCATATAACGCATCCTAGAAAGACCACATCGGCTGGGgtgtaatgttctgcagaaagtaacATCAGTCGTGGTGTAATGTTCTGCAGAATAAAGATAGACTAATTATAACGTAAATATAATGCGTTGTCTATAGGGTAACATGCTACATTTCCTCCATCCCAGCAGCCCCCCGCTCCCACCTCCTGGGGGTCCTGAGGATGCCacactatatatatcatacaggatAGGTGAAGctgtagattgtcagctcttgggGTCAGCTAGGGGTGTTACATAAAGCAGTGGATGGGGGTACATAAATACAGGTGTGTTTATATAGTATTACAGGCCGGTCACAGCTCCTAGTAGACGCTCCTCATATTACAGATGTGGGATATAATCCTGTAAGGAGAAAAAGGAGTTAGAAGAGACGATCTATACACTCTCTATTACAGCTTATCAGTATACAGagagtaacaccccccccccccatcatagtctATGGGAGCTGCCCCTCTATTGTCAGGAACCCCATACCTAACAAAAGACAAGGATCAGGAAGAAggagaggagccatgctgggatcaGGAAGAAGGAGAGGAGCCACACTGagatcaggaggaagaggaggagccacgctgggatcaggaataagaggaggagccacactgagatcaggaggaagaggaggagccacactgagatcaggaggaagaggaggagccacgctgggatcaggaataagaggaggagccacactgagatcaggaggaagaggaggagccacgctggggatcaggaagaagaggaggaaccgTGCTGGGAtctggaagaagaggaggagccacgctgggatcaggaataagaggaggagccatgctgggatcaggaataagaggaggagccacactgagatcaggaggaagaggaggagccatgctgggatcaggaataagaggaggagccacactgagatcaggaggaagaggaggagccatgctgggatcaggaataagaggaggagccacactgagatcaggaataagaggaggagccacactgagatcaggaggaagaggaggagccacgctggggatcaggaagaagaggaggaaccgtgctgggatcaggaagaagaggaggagccacgctgggatcaggaataagaggaggagccacactgagatcaggaggaagaggaggagccatgctgggatcaggaataagaggaggagccatgctgggatcaggaggaagaggaggagccatgctgggatcaggaataagaggaggagccacactgagatcaggaggaagaggaggagccacgctgggatcaggaataagaggaggagccacactgagatcaggaggaagaggaggagccacgcTGGGatcaggaagaagaggaggagccacactgagatcaggaggaagaggaggagccacgcTGGGatcaggaagaagaggaggaaccaCGCTGGGATCAGGAACAAGAGGAGAAGCCATGCTGGGATCAGAAATAagaggaggagccatgctgggatcaggaataagaggaggagccatgctgggatcaggaataagaggaggagccatgctgggatcaggaataagaggaggagccatgctgggatcaggaataagaggaggagccatgctgggatcaGGAATAAAAGGAGAAGCCACactggggatcaggaataagaggaggagccatgctgggatcaGAAATAAGAGGAGGAAACGCGctgggaccaggaagaagaggaagaaccaCGCTGGGATCAGGAATAAaaggaggagccatgctgggatcaGAAATAAaaggaggagccatgctggggatcaggaataagaggaggagccatgctggggatcaggaataagaggaggagccatgctggggatcaggaataggagaaggagccatgctggggatcaggaataggAGAAGCCATGATTGGatcaggaataagaggaggaACCATGCAAGTGATCAggaataggaggaggagccatgtTGGGGATCAGGACTAggaggaggagccatgctgggcatCAGGAATAGGAGgagaagccatgctggggatcaggaataggaggagaagccatgctggggatcaggaataagaggaggagccacactggggatcaggaataagaggaggagccatgctggggatcaggaataagaggagaagccatgctggggatcaggaataagaggagaagccatgctggggatcaggaataagaggaggcacactggggatcaggaataagaggaggagccatgctggggatcaggaataagaggaggaggcacactggggatcaggaataggaggaggagccatgctggggacaggaATAAGGAGGAGCCATGTTGGGGAATCAGGAATAGGAGGAGAAGCCATGATCGGATCAGGAATAAGAGgagaagccatgctggggatcaggaataagaGGAGAAGCCATGCTGGGTATCAGGAATAAGAGGAGGCACactggggatcaggaataagaggaggggccatgctggggatcaggaataagGAGGAGCCATGTTGGGGAATCAGGAATAGGAGGAGAAGCCATGATCGGatcaggaataagaggaggagCCACGCTGGGGATCAGCAATAAGAGGAGGAACCATGCAAGGGATCAggaataggaggaggagccatgctggggacaggaataggaggagcagccatgatgggatcaggaataagaggaggagCCACGCTAGGATCAGGAATAGGAGGAGGAACCAtatcttatagtaagattctcttttgcccatagcaaccaatcacagctcagctttcattttaccagagcgaCCTATTATGTTTTGGCTTTTTTACTATTATTAATGTATACACGTCCATCTCCGCTAGTGATTGGTGCCAGAGATCTAGGTTACCCGGCGGGGCTCAGATATCATTGACCAGGATCAAACACAACCCACTGGATTCACTCACTTTTTCAGGCGTCCGTGGCTGAAGTTCTTGTTCTTTATTATTTAGAGTCATCTACAACGACTGGGTGTTTCCCATCTATAACAAAAATATAAAGGTCACAAACTATGAATCCTACACATACAGGGAGAGGGGAAGaggctgctgccagactcctctagaGACAGCTTAGCTCTCTGAGATCAAAGGGATCCAATGTGGTGGTCTGTTCACCTGCTGTGGGGAGGgctcaggaggctgctgctgccgtATACATTAGATGGTAGACAACATTAATGTAATGTACGGCCATCTTTACTCCTACGTGTGGCCGTGTATCTGATACCTGATATGATGCCCCGGGTGGATCTCCTCAGCCGTCCCTCCTCGATATGACACAACACTTGTACATTTGGCTCCAGGTCATAATCCAGTACAGACTCCACCAGCTTCCAGTCACCATCCTGCTTGATGACATTGAGTCTTCCATAGAGGGAtaaatcttctccccctgcagtgATCCACTGGACGTGGGGTTCATGGTAGTGTCCAGTGCCCACACACTTCATATGTCGCTTCCCATCAGTGGTCACCCGGGTTACTGTGGGGTCACCTGCATGCAGTCCTGAGAACAAGAGATATGACATCATATAGTACAGGGATATTCTGGATTAAAGGATGATTATATGTAACCTCAGAAGACTAGGAGCAGATATACATTCTAGCCAACGTGTTTTCTGTGTGCCAGACATACAGCATTTATAGCAACCATATTGTGACCTTGTGGTACTGTGCCTGATGAAGCCTGGTTCTACTGTAAGTCAAAGTGGTATCTGAGTACCAATAATCATAGTTAGGATTTAGGAAAGGTGACTGCTATGGGTGGATTCTGGTAGTACTAGGAGTCCTGGAGGTATCTGAGCACCAGTAGCTATAATCAGGACCCAGGATAGGTGACTGCTATAGATGAAGCCTGGTTCTGCCATCTGGATGTTCTCAGTAAACTGAGTTTCACTTTGAGAAGCTGTGAATTCCCATTGAGTTTGGGCTTTTTCCTACACGTTCAGTAACCTGTTACTTCTATggtcttgttggtgacttctatcTTCTCCTATAACATTACTGTAGACATGTGGATGGGAGGTCACTTACTGTCTGTTGCCAGGGTCACCCGCTTGTTTCCATTCCTCCTCCGGTTGGCGACTCGGCATTCATAGGTTCCCTCGTCTTCATATGTGACGTGTCTCAAGATCAGGTGTAAATTTCCATGTGAAACACCTTTGGCCAATTCGGCACGTCCTCGGTATCTGGGATCCTGATCCTCAAGTTTTACTTCTCCATTCTGGACTTTGTAGACAATCAGGTCTCTTTGGTTTTCTACCTTCTTCCAAATCACGGTCAAACCAGTCAAAGAGTCCACGAAAGGGAAGTTACAAGGCAGCAGGACATTGTGGTACAGGGAGGAGGTCACCCGGTCTTCAGATATGGGGGGGCCACCTGGAAAGGACACAACGATtacaacacacccagctctacgcCCATCAGGCTGACACGTCAGGAGTGGCCATACCCCAGCCTTATGTAGGTATCCTTAGATAAAGTGATACATGGACTATATCCAGGGATAGGCGTTCAGGAGATAGGACCTAAGGCTGCAGTCCTGATATTGCCCCCTATATGCGCCATCCAAGGACAAAGACAAG includes:
- the LOC138768136 gene encoding T-lymphocyte activation antigen CD80-like; protein product: MKIWVVLLLSLILGFSSGGPPISEDRVTSSLYHNVLLPCNFPFVDSLTGLTVIWKKVENQRDLIVYKVQNGEVKLEDQDPRYRGRAELAKGVSHGNLHLILRHVTYEDEGTYECRVANRRRNGNKRVTLATDRLHAGDPTVTRVTTDGKRHMKCVGTGHYHEPHVQWITAGGEDLSLYGRLNVIKQDGDWKLVESVLDYDLEPNVQVLCHIEEGRLRRSTRGIISDGKHPVVVDDSK